In the genome of Silurus meridionalis isolate SWU-2019-XX chromosome 17, ASM1480568v1, whole genome shotgun sequence, the window GTATTGGCCAGGTGCCTGTTTTCCCCTAGACTTGACGCTTGCCATTTAGGCCAAAGAGTTCCATTTCAGTTTCTCATGGACTCAGAGTCTTACAGGTGcctttttggcaaactccaggtgggccaacatgtgccttttactgagctTCCATCTGGTCATTtcaccatacaggcctgattggtggagtgctgcagagatggttgttcttctggaaggttctcctctctccacagagctTAAGCCCTTTCAGAGTAACcttcaggttcttggtcaccccACTGACTAAATCACTTCTCAGATCTCTGTctcaatacaatcctgtctcagaggtctacagacaattccttggacttcatggcttgctttgtgctctgacatgcactgtgaactgtgggacctcatacagacaggtgtgtgcctttccatatcatgtccaatcaaatgAATTTCCACAGGTGAACTCCAGTCAAGTtgcagaaacatctcaaggatgatcagtggaaacaggatgcacctgagctttGGCCATCTCTAGTGTATAACAATctcagtgttcagtgtgtgtgtgtgtgtcttagatACCGAGTCTAGAAAGGATCATTAatcataaataatgaaaaattagTTTCAATCACTGAGCAGTGAGTAAACAATAAGTATAGTGATTTGAAAAACACAATGTTTTCGGTTCACTGGTTTATTCTGCATCCCATCTGAAGGACCTTTTTGGTGGCTTTAATATCGcctgatgttaaaaaaagaaaaaataaataaaaaggcttGAATAAGAAATACTcaatctgaataaaaaatatttttttaacaacgaTATGtaattgttcttttatttttggatgtgtatataaaaaaaacggataaaaataaattgtggaaTAAGGGAATTTAATTATAAGCATTTTCTAggataaaataatacattgtgtttttatatatttcgtGGTTTATTTATTCGTTATTAAAAGTAGAACGACATATTTATGTATCTACAGCCGCCGACAGAAACCGGAAGTCCAGGCGGGTGCAAGATATTCGGCGTTACAGTAAAACGTTACAACACCGCCCGGGATACACACCTGGCAAATAAAAGCTGTTCATCCGGCGGAGAAGCTGTAGGGTCTTTTCCGACCACGACAACAACGTCGTGTTCATCGTCAGGCCTTTCGTTGATTCCTACACTAATAAATTGAtaataaaatcctttttttaaagccaATGAGCGATAGAATGAGTGACAAGACTGAAAACTCTTAACTCACAGCAGACGCCATTTTCAGTCCAGCTACAGTGAACATGAATGACCACCAGGCGGCGACAAAATAGACATGGTGTTTGATTCAAAAAGGAAGAAAGCAAATTGCGTTGatgtcacatttacattacagcacagtgaaattagtTTTCTTCAGTTTATTTGGAAGCTGAGGTCAGCCTTTATGCAGCACCCCTgcagcagagagggttaagggccttgctcaagggcccaacactgGCAGCTTAGTAACTCAAAGCCataaccattaagctaccaccttccaaGAATCACAAATAATCtataatttacatgtacatttatggcatttggaagacgcccttatccatagcaaaaatgtttctcattcatacagctttgaggttaagggccttgctcagggaccaggagtggcagcttggtgtggctgggatttgaactcacacccCTCAGATctaaatccaatgccttaaccactaagcacAATATTAAATAGTAGACTTTCTGAATCTCTAGATTTTCTATAAAATCATGTCTCGTGTTCTATTTGATTGATTAAAACCCATCCCGCTTTAGATCAATCACAAAATACACATTAACTAGCATGGTTAGCTGGCTAGCTTGTTGCTAATTGAAAATGGAGGCCTCCCTAATTATATCTTTTTCGCGAAAAAGGTGAAAAACGATGCAATTTACTGCTTACAATGAATTTGAATGTTGTGAAAGCTAATTTCAGCTAGCACgtacgttatagcagctataaacagttattCTCTCATTagacttgttttttgtttagatgctaataagataaaaaatatacagtttgCATATTCACGTTTCTAAAATGTACAGATTTATGACTTACTGTtaaaaagcactgacactggagactctttaTATAAAGGTTAAATATATGTATCCTCGAAGATAACACTCCACAATTTATGTGGTAAAAATCCTGACATGTacatgacttttttcttttactaattattttaggcagaggtggcaaaagtacacacatccttcagtTAAGTAGAAGTAAAAatactcatgtttaaaaaatactcGGGGGAAAAGTTTAAGCACCGACTAAACCTTTTCACTCtagtaaagtaaagaagtttgggctctgacatgtacttaagtaaaaagaagcgataactactacctgttttagtgtcacgctggtaactgcacgccacgtcatattaatattagggccgACAATtgcttaaatatttaatcgtgctgttctaaatgtatcctaaaataatacttttcaattttttaatactctaatcaacatgagcattagcaaatattgatgctttatgcaaatgcatgttgaTTAttcgtgaaaccaaactcaacatagagcatgaagaaatgtaaatgttttaaagtaattatgatgttttaaatgatcaggacaccaaacgaaacctttgctatgtttccacacgggcgGTTAATCAGGTGTTACCTAAATAGTAGGCATTGCGagctttttatacatatatttattatgtatgtgaggcaaatattcactgagattcagtgttttatttgtgtgtctgtgaagagagacgacagagatggcagagagcgccctctgtctgttttctttattttataaaatcacaacgttttactgttattatgagtgtgtacaaataaaagtagacttTTTACAggtttaaatgatgtattgctcttgtCTGTGCAATCAAAAAGGCTGTAATTTATGTTAATTttgcgttatgaggaaaaaatgctaCAAAACGAGCCAgtgcgtttgtcgacccccaGAGGGATAATTGTGTGCGTCGTGGCAGagtttggtgctgatttgagacttggcgcatccgTAAAACAAATGTctactgattaaaaatgattttccGGAgaagcttatttatttattttttacatttgagcaaagaaaagacattgtgaataaatgtgtgttgcactgtaggttttaatttcgcctcttttacatttatttatttatttatttatttatttatttatttatttatttatttatttatttatttatatttttatttaaaatggtcaaacagaaatgcaccctgcattaatcgtgcgttaataaaaccagtgctgttaaaatgaatttgcattttgacagccttaattaatatattaacacaaaacgaatttacaattttgttacctaataaatgtattcaggctgaacatccaccgtCTAAAAgacaagcagagcaaagataatgttgatcaggtgatcaggaatgtctctgttctcagtcatgtttacatcactgactccctctgtctcatccacgttaaccccaaacttcttgttgccttctgcctgcttattattagcttcataaactagtctatgtctgtggtgtgtgagggccaggaaatgatacaccagtggattgaaaaagccgcgcaatgacaggaaacaggttaATGGTCTGAAAATggtgcagtgagaagaaaaatattgacatttcaccaaatagatcaAAACTAAattaacgagtctgttttggaaaaagttgtcagaaaaataaatagtgacgtaaagtactaataccagaaaaatctacttaagtacagtaacaaagtatttgtacttctttaTTTCCCACCTCTTATTTTAGGCAGTTATTTTTTAGGATTTTAGGCAGTTATTATGATTAGTGTTAAGATTCACTCTGAAGATGGCTGACTCAGAGAGTCTCATCTCACTAGCTCTTGTTCAGTTTTCTTTAATACACAGTTAATAATTATTagaataattgtatttaatgctaaagtgagagtgtgtgtagatatgAGCAGAGTCTGAGGTTTGAGCTCTGTCTCTAGTCACTCCTCCACAATTTGCGATGTTTATTTTGGCTGTGAAAAATTCGTCCTCATGTGAGCTCAGTTGTATTTTGGACATGTCTGGCTCCAACAACTATATatatgtatggtgtgtgtgtgtgtgtgtgtgtgtagatcaacCTTGGAGCCAGTGATTCACACTTAATAGACAAACAGTGTGGTGTCAGCCCAAAAGCCTTCCAAACACATCCTACAGATTCTGGTCATGTTTATTATAGAAATGTAAGGTTTTGTTTGTAAACTGACATGTTGAGAATATgttaaagacagacagacagacagacagacagacaggaagcaGCCGGAGACTGTGTACATGTTCTCTATTTAATGTCTTTAATTTTGAATTGAACAACAGGAAGTGAAGCAGTTAGCTAATAAAATCTAGCTAAAATAAGCAAAGGctaaatatatgattttaaaagaCAATTCTGGATAGAAAAGGCAGAAAATAGAGCATGTGTATGTAGTGACACTTTGCTAACTATTTGATTTAGCACTCCAGGTCCATTGACTGCTAAAAAGTGCCCCATGAGATTTAATAAGTTATCTCTGTCAATTTATGTAGTAAAATTAAATCTTAATATCCAgtattaaaagcactatacaaataaaatgtaattgaataaaGTCACTTTACACCTTTGAGGTTGTCTGATTTTTCTTCAGTAAGTAAAGGTATAGACCACTGCCtttaacacaaacactcacCTTTAAATATAGACTGAACAATGAAACTGCATTTTTCATCTTATTATGCAGGCAAATGAATTatcatgcaaaataaaaacctatatatatatatatatatatatatatatatatatatatatatatatatatatatatatatatatatatacatacatatgttaTACACTcgacacttatacacactcagacacataATATACAATCATAAAgactatatattcatatacttaTACAAACAATATATACCGCGAAGGTAGTGTAGGTAGATcgcatgatttaaaaaaaaaaaagatatttatttatgcatttttatagtaggtagatTATTTTGACTTggtaaaaagtgtgtgcacccctgctatacattatacacattcatacacactcatacacactgaaGTACAATTAGGCCCAAATGTCTAAGTGCTGTAGCAGGAAGTGTCTTTACTTTCTCCtgtcatatttatgtaaatcaaaCTGTGGTTTGCTCAGAGAAACACTGTTTTCATACaggaatttcacacacacacacacacacacacacacacacacacacacacacaaagctgccCTTTCactgccatgtgtgtgtgtgtgtgtgtgtgtgtgtgtgtgtgtgggtgtgtgtttttcaaTGCAACTTCACTTTAACCGTTATCCGCTATCCGTCTCCATCACACTGTGGGTCTGTGGAATGCTGACTTCTGATTGGTCTGTCAGGTCACTCAGAGACTTCAAAGGAGGTTTACCTCAACTGACTTTAcccttaaaaagaaaatgcttaaaGCACTAATGTGGTTTTACTAACTCCAGGATACAGGATAGTGACTCTGACGTTAGCTAAATAACAAGGTGGTCAGCCATTTTTATCccacttatatttatatttatgaacatCAATGTTAATTATATTTGCCTAAATTGTCTAAGACTTTGTTTAATGGTTACTGTtagagaaagaacaaaaacattagCTTGGGTTCTACATTCTGGGTAGCTGCTGTAGCATTGCCTCAGCTGTAACTCTGATTGAATACTTCATACACTACATTAGTATATATCTACTTgttttcataaatattaattacCCAGCAACACAACTAGCTACTACAACACCAACAATCACTGTGATTACTAGCCAGCTGGTCATACAAAATTTTATATAGCCATATAcaagggataaacttataggcacttaACATATAAAGATTTTCaaacttctttatttctgtaaaactgctttgggacaatatccattgttaaaagtggtatacaaataaaacggaattgaattgaatggaataaaaatgtattttatggaTTGATTAGCTATGTAGTTATTTGTGGTTTGCTCAAATGGTATCTTAACATTCTACAGCTAGCATTTATGGGCAATATGCTAGGCTAAGCACAATAAAAGAACAACATAAACAGCATTAGTGTTTTATTCCCCTTaacccttttttaaaataaacaaataacaattCATATCTGCTTATAATTTTATTGAATGATGTGTAAGTGTGTTCCTGTTCTcccttatgttatagcagctgttCCAGAAAATAGATTGTTActttccgaccaatcagaattcaaaaGGGAATGTACGGTAGGAGAAGTGTGTTTCCAAAAGTAATCACTTTGGCCACAGGTACACCCTCTCTTTCAGACtgagcaaagtgtgtgtgtttgtgggtggatTGGAGTGGTGGACTGTTAACAGGGAATGAAAGAGGGGTTTTGTGaaacatgttttctttttacgcCCCCttgctctctgtctgtgtgtgtctctctctcttcaactCTCTGTatatcttcctctctctctccacagcCTGAGAGTATAAGaggctcatacacacacaccactcagtGATTAAGAAAatctcacatacatacacaaatcaTGTACTTGCGTTTACTttgcacatgtgtgtgtctgtctatgtgtgtgAGCCTCACATACGGTCTACGAACAAATCGGAGGGATGAGAGACAGCAGAGCCATGCGGTGGCAAGAACATCTAGATTtaacacacctgcacatccagGTAAGTTCTCAAGGCTCTTGCTTATTATTTCGCATTTTATCCATGTAACCGTGTCTCAAATCACACACTTTTAATAGGAATGTGTTCGAAAGGACATCAAaggaactgttttttttccttcataacAGAGAtggtataaatgtatgtaaaattattgtttagattaaaaaagaaaacgttattgttattgttttgctGTGCAAAAAATTTGCTTATAAAGATTGGTATGAAGCAAATATTCAACATTATGTAACAttaattcataattcataaacacacacacctcagattGCAGTTCTGCAGAAATTGCACTTTGTCCCATCCctctttgttatatttgttatgcaaacaaaaaaaaaatattttgccttAAAGACACAAAGCATGTATAAATGCTGAATATGACTTTATCTGTTGCTTAAATTAGTACATAAATGTTTAGTTATTATAATGTCCAAGGTGTTTTGTTCCACatgcttaaatatttaaatatgtgtaGTAATAGTcctaatttaaaaaatttgtgGTTCTGAAAGAAGTTGAAAGTTCCAGAAACTTGAACTGTgcaataataaatgtgtgtgtgtgtgtgtgtgtgtgtgtgtgtgtgtgtgtgtgtgtgtgtgtgtgtttcagtgacCAGCTCTCAGTGCCTGGTAAATGGGATCTTTCTCCATGAGGGAGCTGTTTGGTCTCCAGATGCATGTAACATGTGCCATTGTAGAAGCGGTGTGGTTCAGTGCCGTGGAGTGCCCTGCCAGAATATAggtatacacacatgcacatgcacatgcacacgtacacacacacacacacacacacgcacacaatgcCCCAAGGTGATTATgtatactttttactttcacacatttattacacaattatgTAGCTGTGAGTCTCCAGTCACCTGGATCCACTCCTACTACTGGTTGCCATAGTAACTTTAATCAGTGGGTGATGCAAATAGCATTTAACTATCAACAGCAAATCTGGAGACGATCGTTTGTGTCCTAGTGTCTTTGATCAGAATTGGAAGTTGCTACACCAAGTTGCTTAGTTTTTGCTTCTCAGCAGTGACACTTTCCTGGACACACCTACATCTAGTCACTGACACTTGCTGCTCCCCTTGTCGCTGAAAACATATGATATTTGATCGCTTTGTCATTGCGAGTCACTTTAAGTGTGACTGTAGCTTTTCTCACACAAACTCCACCTTCTTCCAAACATCCAATAATTTATTCTTCACCAAGCCGAGACTGTagggagacaaaaaaaagaactaaacaCTCCAACAAAACCGTGGCCACTGTTGTAGAGAAAGACACACTCCAAGGGGTGGGACATTTACTATGTTCTCATTTTATAGGACAAACTCAAAGGTAGTTCAGAGTGTGTAATCAGAAGTTCTTTATGTTTTCCTAGAAATTATTATctataaattttaaatgagaatatctcaatacatacatatatatgtatatgtatagtcaatccagtatatatatatatatatatatatatatatatatatatatatatatatatatatatatatatatatatttcataggCAATTTAGTTTGGTTTGTAATGTCCATGttgttctttatttatctggTTCATTTTCTAATATTGTTTGTTTCTCTAAATGTTCCCTGTGATTCTCATGATGTCTGCATCTGGTATCAGCTATACCTTCCTCAAGGCTTCAGGGTGGCCATCAGAAACCAGCCCATAGAGAGAAGCTGAAGAAATcgagtgaaaaaaagaaagtccaTCCACagaatgagaagaagaaagCATCACAGGGAAAAGTCGATGTAGAGGTCAAGCCAAAGACAATGCAGAGGCCTGCTAAAACCGTAAACGTGCGATGTGTAAATAATAAGAGTAATAAATAATGACTCTAAAATcactttatatgattttttcGTTTTCTTCACACAGCTTCCACCTGCACAGAAGAAACATGCACCTCCATCACTACCAAATATGAAACAGCAAGCAACTGAGATAGGAATTGGGAATTCACCTATGGCCACTCCTCCTGACATGTTCCCAGATTCATACACCTATGATGACCATGATGATGACGACTACCTGGAAGATGATAGCGAAtctgatgaggatgaggatgatatCCCAGTTTTACATAACACTCACACCAAAAGTTCACCGTTCAGCAGAAATGTGGTGTCTCTTACCCAGAAGCTGAAAATGCCTGTATTACAAAGGCCACTCCCTCTTCCTACAAGGCCACCCAGAGTTTTGCCACCTAATGGAGGTGTTAGAGCTAGAGTAGGTGTGGTTAAAGGCAGAGGGGGTGGAGCCAATGTAGTAGGTCGTCCCGTTATCCGTTCCTCCAATTATATGGCATCTCTCCCAGCGGGATGCCTGCTGTCTGACACCCTGATTGCATGTGGCAACACTGGCTTGACCAGCATGCCTTTCATTAAAGATGCTGGGGTCAAAACACTTTACCTGTCAGGTGAGCAGGCACAAAAAGGTGGATAAACATGTTGTAAAGTTAGTAAAACCTTTCTAATTGTTACTTTCTTTTCAATTCTAATATTTTCTCTTTAACACAaacatatctgtctgtctttctgtctgtcagaTAATAAGATCAGTAAGATCCCGGTGCGAGCGCTGCACGGCTTACCCAATCTACAGTGGCTCGACCTGAGCAAGAATAAACTGGATGACACATCACTGGGGCTGAATGTGTTCCGGgtgagaacagacacacacttgtaaCAGCTATACACTTTCAGTAGTTtggaagagacagagagaaagaatattTCAGCGTTCTTAGAAATCACACAAAATAGACATTTTGTCGATTAGTTTTCTACAGCAGCACAACCCTGGCACCACAACTCTTTAATTGCTAATATAGCACAACAATTTGCCCATGAGTacaatttttacattaataaaaacctgatATGTTTTACTTGATTGCAATGGCCTTGAAAAGACTCCATCCATAAATGAATATCTTCTACACCATGGTGATCCGTAcacatgtattttctttttctgtttcttattaATATAGTAAATGTCCCTGTGAACAAtcttatttagaaaataatagtGTCTTTGAAATTATGTATAGTGACAATGTAAAGTATTTGATATATATGAACCTGCACtactgctgttataaaaaatcaATTAGCCTCTGACCGAACAGAGACCAGAATGTAACATTTCTATCTATTGACCTTCAGATTCATGTCTATGGCTCATGTGTCAAAATACAATGTGTAATAAACACAAGCTACTGTATGAATAGCGAGTCAATGCAATATGTATTTACATAGACATGCTTCGGTTCGAACTGAATTCTCACTTTATTGTTGACgcaaatgcaaaaatattcaGCACACCATGGGCAGACACCAAGATGTCAAGTTCCTTTTTCTCATACACGTGTTACAAATTCTGGCTCCATCCAGACTGAGAAGCATGatgctcattgtgtgtgtgtgtgtgtgtgtttgtgtctttttcAGAATCTGACCAAACTGCGTCGTCTGAATCTGGATGGAAATAATCTGACCAAAATCCCTCTGCTGCCGCCATCACTGCTGGAGCTGAAGATCAATGACAACAAACTGAGTGGACTCACACCTCACAGCTTTaaaggttcacacacacacacgtttgcaCGCAAGTTCAACAGTGTGAGGTTAAAAGGACAAACTTGGCGTCAGTTTTATTCTTGGCCCTGAGAATGATAAACTTTTACTTTTCCTCAGCGAGACAGGAATGTGTTTTGGATGGTTTTTTGTCATGCAGGTTTGTCCCAGCTGCTGACTCTGGAGATGGAGGACAATCATTTCCACGATGGGAATGTGTCTCCGGTGGCATTCAGGCCCCTCAAGAAACTAATTTACCTGCGACTGGACGATAATGACTTTAGAGCCATTCCCTCTGGCCTGCCTGCATCACTGAAGgtcattacatcatcatcaacatcaacatcatcactaaTGATTAGTGTCATTAGTCCAAAAGACTTATTCTAAGTTCCACACACCTGTGGAAAATTTCTGAAAAACTTGTTTGCCTGTGGATTTTGTAATTTGGTCAATTCTTTCTAATGTCAGGCATCAAAACATCACGTATACATATAAGGTCCCATAGCATCCCAAATGCTAGAACACCCTCAAAATATCCCTCAAATAAGGGTATTTGAGGTGCCAGTCTCAG includes:
- the si:dkey-6n6.1 gene encoding extracellular matrix protein 2 isoform X1, with the protein product MYLRLLCTCVCLSMCVSLTYGLRTNRRDERQQSHAVARTSRFNTPAHPVTSSQCLVNGIFLHEGAVWSPDACNMCHCRSGVVQCRGVPCQNIAIPSSRLQGGHQKPAHREKLKKSSEKKKVHPQNEKKKASQGKVDVEVKPKTMQRPAKTVNLPPAQKKHAPPSLPNMKQQATEIGIGNSPMATPPDMFPDSYTYDDHDDDDYLEDDSESDEDEDDIPVLHNTHTKSSPFSRNVVSLTQKLKMPVLQRPLPLPTRPPRVLPPNGGVRARVGVVKGRGGGANVVGRPVIRSSNYMASLPAGCLLSDTLIACGNTGLTSMPFIKDAGVKTLYLSDNKISKIPVRALHGLPNLQWLDLSKNKLDDTSLGLNVFRNLTKLRRLNLDGNNLTKIPLLPPSLLELKINDNKLSGLTPHSFKGLSQLLTLEMEDNHFHDGNVSPVAFRPLKKLIYLRLDDNDFRAIPSGLPASLKELHLSDNRIEVVHAGLLNKTVNLRILNLSHNKIREDRIAPRAWFHLRKLETLDLSHNKLVHVPSFLPVGLVQLTLHHNQIERIPGYVFAHMQPGLSSLHLSYNRLREDGINEVSFLGLRHSLNELLLDHNQLREIPRGIVQLRVLHVLRLNHNYISSVPMNTLCDITARDDSPLLSVHLQNNLIDRRLVPPTALTCIKQYSSVILHPQRHEQIYE
- the si:dkey-6n6.1 gene encoding extracellular matrix protein 2 isoform X2 produces the protein MYLRLLCTCVCLSMCVSLTYGLRTNRRDERQQSHAVARTSRFNTPAHPVTSSQCLVNGIFLHEGAVWSPDACNMCHCRSGVVQCRGVPCQNIAIPSSRLQGGHQKPAHREKLKKSSEKKKVHPQNEKKKASQGKVDVEVKPKTMQRPAKTLPPAQKKHAPPSLPNMKQQATEIGIGNSPMATPPDMFPDSYTYDDHDDDDYLEDDSESDEDEDDIPVLHNTHTKSSPFSRNVVSLTQKLKMPVLQRPLPLPTRPPRVLPPNGGVRARVGVVKGRGGGANVVGRPVIRSSNYMASLPAGCLLSDTLIACGNTGLTSMPFIKDAGVKTLYLSDNKISKIPVRALHGLPNLQWLDLSKNKLDDTSLGLNVFRNLTKLRRLNLDGNNLTKIPLLPPSLLELKINDNKLSGLTPHSFKGLSQLLTLEMEDNHFHDGNVSPVAFRPLKKLIYLRLDDNDFRAIPSGLPASLKELHLSDNRIEVVHAGLLNKTVNLRILNLSHNKIREDRIAPRAWFHLRKLETLDLSHNKLVHVPSFLPVGLVQLTLHHNQIERIPGYVFAHMQPGLSSLHLSYNRLREDGINEVSFLGLRHSLNELLLDHNQLREIPRGIVQLRVLHVLRLNHNYISSVPMNTLCDITARDDSPLLSVHLQNNLIDRRLVPPTALTCIKQYSSVILHPQRHEQIYE